GCGATCCGCTCAACTGTCGCCGTGACAACATCGTCCTTATCAAGACCCACAAGTTCACCCACAGAGCCCAACGAGGCTTCCCTCAATCATCCTAATCTGACGTGCCGCAATCCAAACATCACCAACCCTCATCCTGATCGCTGGAGCTTGATGAAGGAGGTCTTCCCCAGCGTAATCCGGTGAGTTTCTTACACTTGAGAGGAACCGCTCCGTACTCATAGCCAACGCCTCACACCTTTACCCGCAGGGTGCTTGGTCTGGTCGAGTTAATTACTCAAGCTCACAACACCTCAAAAACCTCCCCTATCGCACCCGTCGAGACCTCCTCGGCGGGTTTTATCATTTGAAGGCTCACTCCCATGCTTTACACAGTCGAAACTCTTGACCGCTCCACAGGCGTCCTCGCCCCTATCAATGGGGATTGGGTCACCGTCACCGAACTCGGCCACCGCTACAATGTCGGCTCTCGAAAGGTTCGCGTGATCCTCCATCACATGGGTCTGCTTCAGAGAGAGGGAGAACGCTATCGCCTTTCCCATACGTTCGTCCGCAAGGGTTATGGTCTTCGACACGACAAGCCCCGCAGCGGTTACCCCTTCGATGTCATCTCACCCCTGGGGCAAGAGCTTGTCGCCCAGGCGTGGGACATCGCCTTTCAGGATTGCGAGGCTGACCTCCGCGCGGATGCTCAGGTGGACACCGCACGGGCCGCTCTGGAGGCTTACAAAACTAATCGCCTGGAGCCTTTAGCGGCATCAGCAGAGGCGCTCTGGCTCCTCGATCACTTCCCAAAGCTCACGCATGAGCGGGTCGGGGAGATTATCGGAGTCACCCAGCAGCTCGTCAGTCGTTACGCAAAGCAGCGGACCAAGAAGCGGGCGAGCCACATTACGCCCAGATGCAAAGAGCTGCCCGTAAACGCTAGGCCCTTCGACGCTTCAAAGGTTGACCGAGAGCGCGGGCTAGTCGGTGGATTGCCCTCTCATAGTCAGAGGATCTTAAACCCTGTCCTGCTCTAAGCCCCCTCCTCCGTTTCGCTCATATAGAGCAAACCCATTATCTCTAACCCATCAATTGAGACTTCTATGACTGAACAAGCCATCATCTTCACCGACGGCGCTTGCCTCGGAAATCCTGGACCGGGCGGCTATGCCGCCGTGATCACCATTGCAGGACAAGAACAAGTCATCACCGGACACGACCGCACCACCACGAATAACAAGATGGAAATGACAGCGGCGATCAAGGCGCTTGAGGCTGTGCCTCATGGCGTCCCGATTATTCTCCACAGCGACAGCCAATATGTCATCAAGGGAGCGCGGGAGTGGCTCCATGGATGGAAGGCCAGGGGCTGGCGTAAAGCTGACGGCAAGCCTGTCCTAAACCAAGACCTATGGATGCAGATGGATGCTGTGATGGTTGGCAGGAACATCACTTGGAAGTGGGTGAAAGGCCATGCCGGCCACACCGAGAATGAGCGTGTCGATGGTCTGGCGAATTGGGAAGCGGTGAAAGCTGCGGCCGGAACAGCGCAATGATTTAGGCTCGGTATTCTGCGACTTACTCGATTGCTATGCGGTCTGGGGGTGTAAGAGCCCCCCCTTCCATAGATAGCAACTTGTCCCCTTCTGGCTAATGATCGCCCCCTAGAAAACATCCTTAAATTCCCATAGAAAGAATTCTATCATTCAGTAAGAAGTGGCGCGAGAGATTAGGGGCTAACTTCACGATGCTAACGATTGATATTGCTACGAAGATTGTGCCAGAAGACCAACGCATTTGGGTAGTGTTCTCTGGTAGCCGTAGGCAACATTACGAGTATTTCCTAGACAACAGCCTCGTATTCATTGACTACCCCGGCATAGCTCTCACAAGGAAATCACTGGAGAGTATGGATGCTATTCGCCAGCACGTACGTATGGCAATCGCACTAAATGAATACCACCGAAGCGGCGTTCAAAAACGACCTCCTTCAAGAAATCCGAAAAGGTACTCAGACGCCCCTTTTGAAGAACACTCTTCACGCGTTCGTGCTGGCAATGTACGCCGTTTGTATAAGGAGGTTCGCGCGGGCGATCTTGTAGTCGTCCCAGGGGCTGCCTTTCAGCCAGTTCTTTTTGGCGAAGTGACAGATGATTTTGACCCGAAAAATCAGGTGTCTGTTCCCGGACGTGACTATCTGCCCATTCAATACCGATCCGTGAAATGGACCAGAACGGACGTCTCACGGTCAGATATTCCCGTCGATCTACAAAGGTATTTTCTAAAGCCTCCTGCGGTTGCTGAAATCGCTCGTACTGACACTACGGAAAGACTCTACAGCTTTGCTTACGATTCCTACATATTGCGGGATAGATCATTCACTTTCTTTCCGGGGCCAAACTATAGTGGCAACGATCCATTAGAAACATCCGAAGCAAATCAGCTAATAAGCTACTTCGTTGCAGCATATTCTGCAATCGAGCGTGATGAAATAGATGACTTCGTCTCTCTTAGTATGCTTGATGCTATTGCGGAATATTACGATAAAGAACTCTTAGAATCTTACGTCCAGGTATTTCGTTCACCTGGGTACTTTAGCATGATGACTAAGGTTACTTTGTTAGCTGCCTTTGTCGCCTCAAGAGTGACAATTGCGACGACTAATGTCCTGCCAGCGGTAATGAAAGATGGGATCAAAATCACAAATAGTGCAACCGCTAAGCCGAATAAAGATCAAGAGCATTTAGAAGCCCAGATGAACTTGCTTATGAAGAGCCTTAAAGAGCCTCAACTCAATGAGATGAGGGCAAAAGGTAAAAATGCAAAGAAAAAACTCGGTCTTAAGGCTCAGTCGAAAATTGTGAAACAATGAAATTCTTTCGTTATCTGTGGGATGTCCTACGGGATACGTCAACCCCGCTTTGGGTAACACTTCTCGGCGTTGGCTTGAGCGCTTATGGGGCTTATAAAATAACCCCAGCAATCAATCATGAACTTGAGAAACAAAAAGTCAGGACAGAGTTTGTTATCCGGAATATGGATAGCCTCAACGGGAAAACGCAAGAGTTACTTGCAGAGCTTTCGATAGCCAATCGGAAAATTGTTGAAGGTGAAAAAGGATTTGGTGACAACGTCGACAAGGCTACACGCCTAACCACAGAGCTACAGTGGAAAGCTGTCGAACTCTCGGCCGTCTTACAAGACGATAAAAGCAGACAAGTCCTTATGGAATTTCAGCGGACTCTCGACGAAGTTCACACTGCAGTTCAAAATATTAAAGCACCTGATTCTGCTTTCTCGGCGCTCCAAAAGGTTAGAGCGTTTATACCCGCTTCCTTGGCCGTAACCCGTCGGATCGCCGAATTAAGTTCGATCCGGTTCGATTAGATACATCTCGGATCAACTGGCTCACGGCAGCGACAGCCTCGCTATGGCTTTGCCGTGGTCTCCGCCGATTAGGGCGCCACTCCTCTCCCTCCGGACCATTCATTTCGACTTGCTCTCCGCTACAAAGGCCACTACAAAGGTGCGGACTGGCGAACGAAAAAACTCAGTATTTTCAAGTTTAAATTGGTGTGAGAGCGGTTCCCCGCCGTCCGCACCATGACAAACAGGGGACGGATCCCGGGAAACCCGAGATCCGTGAGCGAAGGCTCAGGCAGCGCCCCCGCCGTCGTTCACCCGAACCAGCACATGCCGCTTCTTGCCGGCTGTCAGCTTCAGGGCACCGTCGACGAGATCCGCGGCGGCGATCCGCGCATCGGCATCCTGCACCACTTGTCCGTTGAGCCTAGCCCCGCCGTTGAGTGCTAGGCGGCGTGCTTCGCTCTTGGAGCGCGAAAGGCCTGCAAGAACCAGAAGCTGCGTAACGGTGACACCGGTCTCGAGCTGCGAGCGCGCAAGATCGAGGCTCGGAAGCCCCGATGCGTTCTCCCCGTCCTCGAAGGTGCGGCGCGCGGTGTCGGCGGCGGCGCAAGCGGCTTTCTCACCATGCGCGAGACGCGTCGCCTCATGGGCGAGAACACGTTTCGCCTCATTGATCTCGGAGCCCTTCAACTGGCCCAGGCGATGCACCTCGTCGAGCGGCAACTCCGTGAACAGGCGCAGGAAGCGGGCGACATCGTCGTCATCGGTGTTGCGCCAGAACTGCCAGAACTCGTAAGCACCGAGCTTCTCGGCGTTGAGCCACACGGCGCCGCTCGCCGTCTTGCCCATCTTGGCTCCCGCCGACGTCGTGAGCAGCGGCGTCGTCAGCCCGAAGAGCTGGCGCTGGTCGATCCGGCGGGCGAGCTCGATGCCGTTGACGATGTTGCCCCATTGATCGGAACCGCCCATCTGGAGCACGCAGCCGTGATGACGCGACAGCTCCAGGAAGTCGAAGGCCTGGAGGACCATGTAGTTGAACTCCAGCAGCGTCAGCGGCTGCTCGCGGTCCAGCCGCTGGCGCACGCTGTCGAAGCTCAGCATCCGGTTGATCGTGAAATGAGTGCCGAAATCGCGCAGGAACGGCAGGTAGCGCAGCGGATCGAGCCAGACTGCATTGTCCACCATCACCGCATCGGTGGGCCCGTCGCCGAAAGTGAGGTAACGGGAGAAAACCTGCCTGAGCCCTGCGGCGTTCCTGGCGATCTGCTCGTCGTCGAGCAATGGTCGGCTCGCATCGCGAAAACTCGGATCGCCGATCCGCGAGGTGCCGCCGCCGATGAGCACGACGGGCTTGTGCCCGCACTTCTGAAGCCAGCGCAGAGTCATGATCTGCACGAGGCTGCCGACATGCAGACTGTCGGCCGTGGCGTCAAAACCGATATAAGCCGCGACGGGACCGCCGGACAGCCGCGCATCAAGGCCGTCGAGATCCGTGCATTGGTGGATGAAGCCGCGCTCGGCGAGCGTTTTCAGGAATTCCGATTTCGGGGTGCTCATTGTCTTGTCTCCTCGGGGATGGCGGGAGCCGCTGCCCGGAGACCTGATCACCTCATGAAGATGCCGCCGGAGAGCGGCGGCATCGAACGTCTGGTCGCAACCGAACGGAGCCGCCCTATGGGGACGGCGTAAAATAGTTCGTGAACATGGTGCGACCGGTGATCATGGACGCATGTCATATGGAGATGGAGCGGTATCGTCAATCCGCTTCTCACCCATCGGGCCGGTCTTTGCCGGAACGCGCCGCGAGGCCCAACTGCAACGCTCCGGAGTCTTGTCCTATCCGTAGGGAGTAATTCGCAACGACCGGTCGCATTACTCCACTAGAGCCGGGGTAAGCCAAATCGCCATCAACATAATTGCCGGCTTACCTCCATATACCAATAATATATCTATACTTTCGAAAGTATTAACTCCGGATAGAAGGAATATATACTGAGCTCATAATGGAATAAAACTGTTCTCTGCTCAAGAATGAGTTCTGAAAAGCACTTCAGAGAGCAGGAGCATTCATGTCAGTTCGCCTATGCGTTGGGCTAATCGCCCTTTTATCTTCAACAAGTGCATTTTCGGCTGATCTTCCGAAGAGAAATACTGCACGTAGTAATTCCTACGAAACATACACTGCTACGGAAGCACGACAGCCGGCTGCCAGAAGCGCGAGGCGCTCCGAAGCGGCGAATGCGAGGTCCGTTACGCGTGGAGCGAGCCGCAGCGCCGGCGCGGCGCCGGTCTACACCGAGAATGTTGACGCCGCGTTCCAGCAATATTGCCGGCCCGCCAGGATCCGTGGCCTGTTCGGCCCGCGCCAGGTGTGGGAATGTCCCACGGTCCCGAGCGCGCAGTTTGCCCCAGGGCTCATCAGCACCTATCGCGACAGGGGCGAAAGCCCGCAGGCCAGCGCCAGTCTTGCGGGGTCTACCCCGTCCGGCCCGACCACCGGCGGCCCGAGCAATCCGCCTGCCTCAGGCGGCGGATCAGGGGGAAGCAACAATCCGTCTCAGAGCGGCGGAGGCGGTCAATCGTCCGGTGGCGGCAGCTCAAGCCCAGCTGGAGGTGGCTCGAGCCCCGTTGGCGGCACGGGACCCAGTGCAGGCAGCGGAACGTCACCGGACCAGAGCGGCGGCACAACCAACCCAGGCGGAGGAACCAATCCGGGAGGCGGAACTAATCCGGGCGGCAACACTGAGCCGGGCGGCAGCACCAATCCTGGTGGTGGCACCAATCCAGGCGGCGGCGCCAATCCCGGTGGCGGCACTGATCCAGGAGGCGGCACGAATCCTGGTGGCGGCACGAATCCAGGCGGCGGACACCCTGGAGGTGGCCACCACGGCGGAGGTAAGGGAGACCACGGTGGAGGCAAAGGCGACCACGGCGGTGGCAAAGGTGAACATCACGGTGGTGGCTGGTCCGGTGATCATGGCGGCAAGCCGGATCGCGATGGGCATGGCGGTGGACGCGGTGGAAAAGGTCACGATGGCGGCGACCGCGACGGCGGTAAGGGCCACGGCGGACGAGGAGGTGACGGTGACGGACGCGGAGGTCACGGTGGCGGCAAAGGCGACCACGGTGGCGGGCGCGGCGAATACGGCGGAGGTAAGGGAGACCAGGGCGGCGGACGCGGCAACAATGGTCACGGCAACGATGCCGATCACAACGATGCCTCGAACCCCGGCAAGTCCAATAACGGCGATGGCACCGATCAGGACGGAACACCTGGCAACGGCCGTGGCGATCGCGGCAACAGCGGCGGCAACAGCGGTCAGGGCAGCGGAAACAGCGGCAGCCAGGGCGGCGGAAACAATGGCAACGGCAGCCAAGGTGGCAGCGGGAATGGCGGCCAAGGCGGCGGTGATCGCGGCGGCAACGGAGGCAATGGCGGCGGCAAGCGCTGACCCTGAGCCAGTCGATCCTCAAAGGGGCGCTCCGGCGCCCCTTTTCATTTCGTTTTGATCTCGCGATCAAACCTTTAAGGATTTTGCATCGCCCGTCAGAAATACGCCTTCAGGTTCTTGCGCACCCGCTCCAGCACCGGCACGTCTCTCGGCGGCAGCGCGAAAGTCTGGCCCGTAATGCGTTCGAAGGCATCGATATAGACGCGGGAGGTTTCCAGCACCACGTCCTGCGGGATCTCGGGGATCTCGTCCTTGTAGGGATCGCATCGGGCGACGACCCAGGTGCGGATGAAGTCCTTGTCGAAGCTTTCGGGCCGCTCGCCAGCCTCGAAGCGGCTTTGGTAGCTGTCCAGGAACCAATAGCGGCTCGAGT
This region of Microvirga mediterraneensis genomic DNA includes:
- the rnhA gene encoding ribonuclease HI, producing MTEQAIIFTDGACLGNPGPGGYAAVITIAGQEQVITGHDRTTTNNKMEMTAAIKALEAVPHGVPIILHSDSQYVIKGAREWLHGWKARGWRKADGKPVLNQDLWMQMDAVMVGRNITWKWVKGHAGHTENERVDGLANWEAVKAAAGTAQ
- the tyrS gene encoding tyrosine--tRNA ligase, producing the protein MSTPKSEFLKTLAERGFIHQCTDLDGLDARLSGGPVAAYIGFDATADSLHVGSLVQIMTLRWLQKCGHKPVVLIGGGTSRIGDPSFRDASRPLLDDEQIARNAAGLRQVFSRYLTFGDGPTDAVMVDNAVWLDPLRYLPFLRDFGTHFTINRMLSFDSVRQRLDREQPLTLLEFNYMVLQAFDFLELSRHHGCVLQMGGSDQWGNIVNGIELARRIDQRQLFGLTTPLLTTSAGAKMGKTASGAVWLNAEKLGAYEFWQFWRNTDDDDVARFLRLFTELPLDEVHRLGQLKGSEINEAKRVLAHEATRLAHGEKAACAAADTARRTFEDGENASGLPSLDLARSQLETGVTVTQLLVLAGLSRSKSEARRLALNGGARLNGQVVQDADARIAAADLVDGALKLTAGKKRHVLVRVNDGGGAA